In Corynebacterium ulcerans, one genomic interval encodes:
- a CDS encoding DUF6928 family protein — protein sequence MSTPDYGDPSAPRHDAVVTLWFVTTADPGAVIAKQPRADRGFGRKLLAQLNPRWPITPIGQFSLNRSAQASPHEFYIAGFEGLSIIQTGVADATNLSELNPKLRSCIPAADVYAFAINEETGLGAFAHWTGDTLRRSFSARRERVYEDLGLPEPFENPYWAGEKAEDTGGITLPFWPIELVHEAQRQWLGFDVEDASDINVAAFAVDGRPEPKLVDHPSDQKKSIQSLVTTASSKLGLGESRNDYDDYEQHGSEPPVTAELARYAEVSKDVAQHLAVAAGKKIRTFSRKLAEKLRHTDRP from the coding sequence ATGAGCACACCCGATTATGGAGATCCCTCAGCTCCGCGTCATGACGCCGTGGTGACCTTGTGGTTTGTCACAACCGCAGACCCCGGCGCGGTTATAGCAAAGCAGCCCCGAGCTGACCGGGGGTTTGGCCGAAAATTACTCGCCCAACTAAATCCGCGCTGGCCGATCACTCCCATTGGCCAGTTTTCTTTGAATCGTTCGGCTCAGGCTTCCCCCCATGAATTCTATATCGCGGGATTTGAGGGGCTTTCGATCATCCAGACAGGTGTAGCCGACGCTACTAACCTATCCGAGCTTAATCCAAAACTTCGTTCCTGTATCCCGGCGGCGGATGTCTATGCCTTTGCGATCAATGAGGAGACCGGATTAGGAGCGTTTGCCCATTGGACTGGCGACACCTTGCGGCGGTCTTTTTCTGCCCGTAGAGAACGCGTATATGAGGATCTAGGGCTTCCAGAACCCTTTGAAAATCCCTACTGGGCAGGAGAAAAAGCAGAAGATACCGGAGGCATTACCCTGCCTTTCTGGCCCATTGAACTCGTACATGAGGCTCAAAGGCAATGGCTCGGTTTTGACGTCGAGGATGCATCCGATATCAACGTAGCAGCCTTTGCCGTTGACGGCCGGCCCGAGCCCAAACTCGTGGATCATCCTTCCGACCAGAAAAAGAGCATTCAGTCTTTGGTCACCACGGCTTCTTCCAAGCTCGGACTGGGGGAATCCCGAAATGACTATGACGACTATGAACAGCATGGCTCCGAGCCGCCGGTCACCGCAGAGCTGGCCCGTTACGCCGAAGTGTCAAAGGATGTGGCCCAGCACCTCGCTGTTGCTGCAGGGAAAAAGATTCGAACTTTTTCCCGCAAGCTAGCTGAAAAGCTGAGGCACACCGACCGCCCCTAA
- the sepH gene encoding septation protein SepH, with translation MQELVLIPSESTKTSLVFHASESPEDQYFLVVDDSLRAALLGKTSEDQSSAAVDTADTNSSADETEVPSELEQVRPADIASIPPVTDAHGQRELRTKEMDPRLSTPLAMRPREIQDRIRGGATVAQLAEENGVTESRIEPYAHPVLLERARIADMAKQSHPVRDDGPARLTLWEVLATAFAARGLDLSTTQWDAYRDTSGQWIATVSWKSGVSDLTAEWSYHRNSMSSTTAIARNGIAADLIDPDFIQPVRTISPVGRPRAVEVFDAAPSPEVSDDPHAESEIEKTRDDLPPITDVEEPQREISSQDSIEVSGEGFFQRPEQQPKAPSKRRRKAVTPHWEDVLLGVRTSTKRPRS, from the coding sequence ATGCAGGAACTCGTTCTCATACCAAGCGAGTCCACGAAGACGTCTCTTGTCTTCCACGCCTCTGAGTCCCCTGAGGACCAGTACTTCCTCGTCGTCGACGACTCCTTGCGTGCCGCGCTGTTAGGAAAGACCTCCGAGGATCAATCTTCTGCAGCGGTGGATACCGCTGACACTAATTCTTCAGCAGATGAGACAGAGGTGCCCTCCGAACTGGAACAGGTTCGTCCCGCTGACATTGCCTCGATTCCCCCGGTAACAGACGCACATGGACAACGAGAGCTGCGCACCAAAGAAATGGATCCTCGGCTCTCTACACCGCTGGCCATGAGACCGCGGGAAATTCAGGATCGGATTCGTGGAGGCGCAACCGTAGCCCAGCTCGCAGAAGAAAACGGGGTCACAGAATCTCGTATTGAGCCTTACGCACACCCAGTCTTGTTGGAGCGCGCACGCATCGCAGATATGGCTAAGCAGTCGCATCCCGTACGCGATGACGGGCCGGCGCGTCTTACGCTGTGGGAAGTATTGGCCACTGCGTTTGCAGCTCGCGGCCTTGATTTATCGACCACACAATGGGATGCATATCGCGATACTTCCGGACAATGGATCGCTACTGTGTCATGGAAATCCGGTGTCAGCGACCTCACCGCAGAGTGGTCTTACCACCGCAATAGTATGTCCTCTACCACCGCAATTGCACGAAACGGAATTGCCGCAGATCTTATCGATCCCGATTTCATCCAACCCGTGCGAACAATCTCCCCAGTAGGAAGACCACGCGCGGTTGAGGTCTTTGATGCTGCCCCGTCTCCCGAGGTTTCCGATGACCCACACGCCGAGTCGGAGATTGAAAAAACTCGTGATGATCTTCCCCCTATCACAGATGTCGAAGAGCCGCAGCGAGAGATTTCTTCTCAAGATTCCATAGAGGTTTCTGGAGAGGGATTCTTCCAGCGTCCAGAACAACAGCCTAAAGCTCCCTCTAAGCGTCGCCGCAAAGCTGTAACTCCCCATTGGGAAGACGTGCTACTTGGTGTACGCACCAGCACTAAGCGTCCCCGATCCTAA
- the serC gene encoding phosphoserine transaminase produces MSEFPVLPSDLLPVDPRFGCGPSKVRTEQLLAITEKGRTIMGTSHRQPAVKNVVGNIREGLSSLFNLPDGYEIVLSLGGATAFWDCATFGLIESKSGHLTYGEFSGKFASAAAKAPWLQEPTIISAEPGDAPTPVALDGCDVLAWAHNETSTGAMVPVLRPIGSENQLVVIDATSGAGGLPVEIDQADVYYFSPQKCFASDGGLWLAAMSPAALERIQKINSSGRFIPDFLNLQTAVDNSRKNQTYNTPAVSTLLMLEQQVQWMNNQGGLSAMVQRTTASSDALYQWAEARQETTPFVTSPEKRSLVVGTIDFDDSIDAAQVARILRTNGILDVEPYRKLGRNQLRIGMFPAIETSDVRILTSAIDYILDNSLALT; encoded by the coding sequence ATGAGCGAGTTCCCCGTACTACCCAGCGATCTTCTCCCCGTTGACCCTCGATTTGGATGCGGACCTTCAAAAGTCCGCACAGAGCAACTCCTAGCGATCACCGAAAAAGGTCGCACAATTATGGGAACTTCACACCGTCAGCCCGCAGTCAAAAACGTTGTGGGCAATATTCGGGAAGGCCTTTCCTCCCTGTTCAATCTTCCCGATGGCTATGAAATCGTCCTGTCCCTCGGCGGAGCTACTGCCTTTTGGGATTGCGCTACCTTTGGCCTGATCGAATCCAAATCCGGACACCTCACCTATGGCGAATTTTCTGGGAAATTTGCTAGTGCAGCGGCCAAAGCCCCCTGGTTACAAGAACCCACCATCATTTCCGCAGAACCTGGCGACGCACCAACCCCCGTCGCTTTAGACGGCTGTGACGTTCTAGCCTGGGCACATAATGAGACGTCCACGGGCGCTATGGTTCCAGTACTCCGTCCTATAGGCTCTGAGAACCAGCTGGTAGTCATTGACGCAACCTCAGGGGCGGGAGGACTTCCCGTAGAGATCGACCAAGCTGACGTTTATTACTTCTCACCCCAAAAATGCTTTGCCTCCGACGGCGGTCTCTGGCTTGCTGCGATGAGCCCAGCAGCTTTGGAACGTATCCAGAAGATCAATTCTTCCGGTCGATTCATCCCAGACTTCCTCAACCTACAAACAGCCGTCGATAATTCCCGCAAAAATCAGACTTATAACACGCCTGCGGTATCCACGCTGCTCATGCTGGAACAACAGGTTCAGTGGATGAATAACCAGGGCGGCTTGTCTGCCATGGTGCAGCGCACAACCGCTTCTTCCGATGCTCTCTACCAATGGGCTGAGGCTCGTCAGGAAACAACGCCTTTTGTTACTTCACCAGAAAAACGCTCTCTCGTTGTGGGAACCATTGATTTTGATGATTCCATCGATGCTGCACAGGTGGCTCGAATTCTTCGCACGAATGGGATTCTTGATGTCGAGCCATACCGCAAGCTCGGACGTAACCAGCTGCGCATCGGCATGTTCCCAGCTATCGAGACTTCAGACGTCAGAATCCTGACATCCGCAATCGATTACATCCTGGACAATTCACTCGCCCTCACGTAA